The proteins below come from a single Pseudomonas sp. MYb118 genomic window:
- a CDS encoding ATP-binding protein, whose amino-acid sequence MRLYDFIPKHMEQILSAWEKYARTIDTALPTLDTKGLRDHAQFILETVARDMRGAQTEQQQIAKSEGRGPQTEGDSPADTHARTRLVAGFSMDQMVSEYRALRSSVLRLWLAQNPLDDTYRVDDMIRFNEGVDQALVESIKTYGEAVEATRKTVLGVLGHDLRSPLGAVMMASDLLRESAHLSDRERRLATQISTSVRRADLMVNDLLDLARVNLGTGLPVNLEPCELNSLCTSVIEELRTGFPEVQIVWHAGEPVSGQFDPLRMEQVFTNLIANAIRHGDAQQAIHVTLERDDGQTVFSVQNSGELIPANIMPYLFNPEGRYSSYASGEKGSSAGLGLGLFIAAQIVEGHGGNIEVQSTLDHGTTFKVLLPST is encoded by the coding sequence ATGCGACTGTACGACTTCATTCCCAAACACATGGAGCAGATTTTGTCGGCCTGGGAGAAATACGCCAGGACGATCGACACCGCTTTGCCGACGCTGGACACCAAAGGCTTGAGAGACCACGCGCAATTCATCCTGGAAACGGTGGCGCGGGATATGCGCGGCGCCCAGACCGAGCAACAACAGATCGCCAAGTCCGAAGGACGTGGCCCGCAGACCGAAGGCGACTCGCCCGCCGACACCCACGCCCGGACACGCCTTGTCGCCGGCTTCTCCATGGATCAGATGGTGTCGGAGTACCGCGCGCTGCGCTCCAGCGTGCTCCGGCTCTGGCTGGCACAGAACCCGCTCGATGACACTTATCGGGTCGATGACATGATCCGCTTCAATGAAGGCGTCGATCAGGCCCTTGTCGAGTCGATCAAGACCTACGGCGAGGCGGTCGAGGCGACACGCAAGACCGTCCTGGGCGTCCTGGGGCATGACCTGCGCTCCCCCCTTGGCGCAGTGATGATGGCCAGCGACCTGTTGCGTGAAAGCGCCCACCTGTCGGATCGCGAACGCAGGCTCGCAACGCAGATCAGCACCAGCGTGCGGCGCGCCGATTTGATGGTCAATGACCTGCTCGACCTGGCACGGGTCAATCTGGGCACGGGGCTGCCGGTAAACCTGGAGCCCTGTGAGTTGAACAGCCTTTGCACCTCGGTCATCGAGGAACTGCGCACCGGATTCCCCGAGGTGCAGATCGTGTGGCATGCGGGTGAGCCGGTCAGCGGTCAATTCGACCCGTTGCGCATGGAGCAGGTATTTACCAACCTGATTGCCAATGCCATTCGCCATGGCGATGCGCAGCAGGCGATCCACGTGACGCTCGAGCGCGACGACGGCCAGACGGTGTTCAGCGTGCAGAACAGCGGCGAACTGATTCCCGCCAATATCATGCCCTACCTGTTCAACCCCGAAGGCCGATATTCCAGCTATGCCAGTGGTGAAAAGGGCTCTTCGGCCGGGCTCGGGCTGGGGTTGTTCATCGCCGCGCAAATTGTCGAGGGTCACGGCGGCAACATCGAGGTGCAATCAACGCTCGATCACGGCACGACCTTCAAGGTGCTGCTGCCCTCGACCTGA
- a CDS encoding cupin domain-containing protein: MSTPSHIIDFANPELPVVELDTNDPALVDTPYRSRSWRHFVDPQKKATAGIWEAPPHLERCECDYDELCHLLEGQVRLTDSDGISQSFQAGDTFVVAAGFKGTWENLTHVRKVFMILRG, from the coding sequence ATGAGCACGCCTTCGCACATCATCGACTTCGCCAACCCTGAGTTGCCTGTGGTCGAACTGGACACCAACGATCCGGCGCTGGTCGACACGCCGTACCGTAGCCGCAGCTGGCGGCACTTCGTCGACCCGCAGAAAAAAGCCACCGCCGGCATCTGGGAAGCCCCGCCGCACCTGGAGCGTTGCGAGTGCGACTACGATGAGCTCTGCCACCTGCTCGAAGGGCAAGTGCGCCTGACCGACAGCGATGGCATCAGCCAGTCGTTCCAGGCCGGCGACACCTTCGTGGTGGCCGCCGGGTTCAAGGGCACCTGGGAAAACCTCACGCACGTGCGCAAGGTGTTCATGATTCTCCGGGGCTGA
- a CDS encoding NAD(P)/FAD-dependent oxidoreductase, giving the protein MTQHTATPSLADARPYPVWLEARVSPPAAPRLTGDLRCDLAIVGGGFVGLWTALKARQRRPDATIVVLEAGQCGGEASGRNGGFCAPSISHGVANALKRWPGEAEQLVRLGRENLDAFQQDLQAYAMDVAFERQGKLNVASQPWQVDGLRSMQRNYARFGIDCQYVEGEALKAYLDSPDYVAGVFEPNYALLNPVKMVSELRRVCLAQGVQLFEHSPVSRLREDGSHQMLEAGLGTVRAAKVALATNIAPPLLGALKSKVIPIYDYALATQPLDDEQLRAIGWVGRYGIADSGNQFHYLRKTEDNRILWGGYDAIYHFGSRRDEALTQRPDSFATLARQFQSAFPALADVRFSHAWGGIIDTSARTTMFCGTAANGRVAYAQGFTGQGVSASRFAALTLLDLLEGKATERTKLAMTSTAPFPFPPEPLRYLGVSLAQRSLAREDRTGHRDWLLKGFDALGIGFDS; this is encoded by the coding sequence ATGACCCAGCACACCGCGACCCCATCCCTGGCCGATGCCCGGCCCTACCCCGTCTGGCTGGAGGCGCGAGTCAGCCCGCCAGCCGCTCCCCGGCTGACTGGCGACCTCCGCTGCGACCTCGCCATCGTCGGCGGTGGTTTTGTCGGCCTGTGGACGGCGCTGAAGGCGCGCCAGCGCCGGCCCGATGCGACGATTGTGGTGCTGGAAGCCGGTCAGTGTGGCGGTGAAGCGAGCGGACGCAACGGCGGGTTCTGCGCGCCGAGCATTTCCCATGGTGTGGCCAACGCATTGAAACGCTGGCCGGGGGAGGCCGAGCAACTGGTGCGCCTGGGCCGGGAAAATCTCGATGCTTTCCAGCAGGACCTTCAGGCGTACGCCATGGACGTGGCGTTCGAGCGCCAGGGCAAACTCAACGTCGCCAGCCAGCCGTGGCAGGTCGATGGCTTGCGCTCGATGCAGCGCAACTATGCGCGCTTTGGCATTGATTGCCAGTACGTGGAAGGCGAAGCGCTCAAGGCCTATCTGGACTCGCCCGACTATGTCGCCGGTGTCTTCGAGCCCAATTATGCGTTGCTCAACCCGGTGAAAATGGTCAGCGAGTTGCGCCGGGTTTGCCTGGCGCAAGGGGTGCAGTTGTTCGAGCATTCGCCGGTCAGTCGTTTGCGTGAAGACGGCAGCCATCAGATGCTGGAAGCCGGTCTGGGTACGGTCAGGGCGGCCAAGGTCGCGCTCGCCACCAACATTGCGCCGCCCCTGCTGGGGGCGTTGAAATCCAAGGTCATTCCGATCTACGACTATGCCCTGGCCACCCAGCCGTTGGACGACGAGCAATTGCGCGCCATTGGTTGGGTCGGGCGCTACGGCATCGCCGACAGTGGCAATCAGTTTCATTACCTGCGCAAGACCGAGGACAACCGCATCCTGTGGGGCGGCTATGACGCGATCTATCACTTCGGCAGTCGCCGCGACGAGGCGCTGACCCAGCGTCCCGACAGCTTCGCCACCTTGGCCCGGCAATTTCAATCGGCCTTCCCGGCGTTGGCCGATGTGCGTTTCAGCCACGCCTGGGGCGGCATCATCGACACCTCGGCGCGCACCACGATGTTCTGCGGCACCGCCGCCAATGGCCGTGTGGCCTATGCCCAGGGCTTCACCGGGCAGGGCGTGTCCGCCAGCCGTTTCGCGGCGTTGACCCTGCTCGACCTGCTGGAGGGCAAGGCCACCGAACGCACGAAGCTGGCAATGACCTCGACCGCACCGTTTCCGTTTCCCCCCGAGCCCTTGCGGTACCTGGGCGTGTCGCTGGCCCAGCGCTCGCTGGCCCGCGAAGACCGCACCGGGCACCGCGACTGGCTGCTCAAGGGGTTCGATGCACTGGGCATCGGTTTTGATTCTTGA
- a CDS encoding homocysteine S-methyltransferase family protein: protein MSVRLLDGGMGRELQRIGAPFRQPEWSALALIEAPEFVLQAHRAFIAAGARIITTNSYAVVPFHLGEQRFAEQGLALAERAGNLARQAASEHHEPVTVAGSLPPALGSYRPDLFDHARSVAIHRQLIEGLRDQVDVWLAETQSSIAEVRAVAEALGTQPKPLWVSYTLLDEVDGAPRLRSGESVAQAVQVAAGLGASAVLFNCSQPEVMAAALAEARSVIQSLGQAIELGVYANAFPPVSAEAEANSTLLEIRADLTPQAYLYWSKAWVAAGASIVGGCCGIGPEHIERLHGHLVHQPAS from the coding sequence ATGAGCGTACGTTTGCTCGATGGCGGTATGGGCCGCGAGTTGCAGCGCATCGGCGCGCCGTTCCGTCAGCCGGAATGGTCGGCGCTGGCGCTGATCGAAGCGCCGGAATTCGTCTTGCAGGCGCACCGTGCGTTCATCGCCGCCGGTGCCCGGATCATCACCACCAACAGCTACGCGGTGGTGCCGTTTCACCTCGGCGAGCAGCGTTTCGCCGAACAGGGCCTGGCCCTGGCCGAACGCGCGGGAAACCTGGCGCGCCAGGCGGCCAGCGAGCACCACGAACCGGTCACCGTGGCCGGTTCGCTGCCGCCGGCCCTGGGCTCCTACCGGCCAGACCTGTTCGATCATGCGCGCAGCGTTGCCATTCACCGCCAGTTGATCGAGGGCCTGCGCGATCAGGTCGATGTCTGGCTGGCGGAAACGCAAAGCTCCATCGCCGAAGTACGAGCGGTGGCCGAAGCCCTGGGCACGCAGCCCAAGCCCTTGTGGGTGTCCTACACGCTGCTGGATGAAGTGGACGGCGCGCCGCGCTTGCGCTCCGGCGAATCGGTGGCGCAGGCGGTGCAAGTGGCGGCCGGGTTGGGTGCCTCAGCGGTGTTGTTCAACTGCAGTCAGCCGGAGGTGATGGCCGCGGCGCTGGCTGAGGCTCGGTCGGTTATCCAGAGCCTCGGGCAGGCGATTGAACTGGGCGTTTATGCCAATGCGTTTCCACCGGTCAGTGCCGAGGCTGAGGCCAACAGCACGCTGCTGGAGATTCGCGCGGATCTGACGCCGCAGGCGTATTTGTACTGGTCCAAAGCCTGGGTGGCGGCGGGCGCGAGTATCGTTGGCGGGTGCTGCGGGATTGGGCCGGAGCATATTGAGCGGTTGCATGGGCATCTGGTGCATCAACCAGCATCTTGA
- a CDS encoding UV damage endonuclease UvsE, whose amino-acid sequence MNSPRIGFACQYKHPQRSLSVSELKLIEGPFNPRTTTLRWMDGVAPQLAREKLLEVVLHNLAAQLKLLAYVGQLPPGLRMVRLSSDLLPFYSHAKVRDFYRDPAIQQQLVPGFAAIGELARSLDIRLSFHPGQYCVLGSDNPGVVENSLAEFEYHADMIRMMGYGRRFQDLKCNVHIAGRLGVEGTRAVWARLSEVARNCITFENDEKTYGLDHCLQMADLAPVVLDIHHCWINENDYIAPDSPRVQRVIDSWRGVRPTMHYSQPPEHLQELGFDAEHKLEMDALLQVVSKRDLYAHSDRMWNRWTNDYAVQFLDRFDIMLEAKDKNLAALAFYEYSNCLKNL is encoded by the coding sequence ATGAACTCACCCCGAATCGGCTTCGCCTGTCAGTACAAGCATCCGCAGCGCAGCCTGTCGGTGTCCGAACTGAAGTTGATTGAAGGCCCGTTCAACCCACGCACCACCACCCTGCGCTGGATGGACGGCGTGGCGCCGCAGCTCGCACGGGAAAAACTGCTGGAAGTGGTGCTGCACAACCTGGCGGCGCAGCTGAAATTGCTGGCCTACGTCGGTCAGTTGCCGCCGGGCCTGCGCATGGTGCGCTTGAGCAGCGATCTGCTGCCGTTCTACAGCCATGCCAAGGTGCGGGATTTTTACCGTGACCCTGCCATTCAGCAGCAACTTGTCCCGGGGTTCGCCGCCATCGGCGAGCTGGCGCGTTCGCTGGACATCCGCCTGTCGTTTCATCCCGGCCAGTATTGTGTGCTGGGGTCGGACAATCCTGGCGTGGTAGAGAACAGCCTGGCCGAGTTCGAATACCACGCCGACATGATCCGCATGATGGGTTACGGCCGGCGCTTCCAGGACCTCAAGTGCAACGTGCACATCGCCGGGCGCCTGGGCGTCGAAGGGACGCGGGCGGTGTGGGCGCGGTTGTCCGAGGTGGCGCGTAACTGCATCACCTTCGAGAACGACGAAAAGACCTATGGCCTGGACCACTGCCTGCAAATGGCCGACCTCGCGCCGGTGGTGCTGGACATTCACCACTGCTGGATCAACGAGAACGACTACATCGCCCCCGACTCCCCGCGGGTCCAGCGGGTCATCGACAGTTGGCGCGGGGTGCGCCCGACCATGCATTACTCGCAGCCGCCGGAGCACCTGCAGGAACTGGGTTTTGATGCCGAGCACAAGCTGGAAATGGACGCGTTGTTGCAGGTGGTCTCCAAGCGCGACCTTTACGCCCACAGCGACCGGATGTGGAACCGCTGGACCAACGACTACGCCGTGCAGTTTCTCGACCGCTTCGACATCATGCTCGAAGCCAAGGACAAGAACCTGGCGGCGTTGGCGTTTTACGAGTACTCGAACTGCCTCAAAAACCTGTAG
- a CDS encoding carboxylate-amine ligase, protein MNEPLKFGIEEEYFITDLATRQMPGQIPRAAIDRCQAALGQHFAFEMFQAQIEVASPIFTHLAQATDYLANARGALQHALRGFELGLVCAGSHPLADWRDQHATDQPHFRHLFDDYQYVAQRSVVSGLHVHVEVPAGLDRIRVMNEVLPWTPLLLALSCSSPFWQGADSGFASYRQTACDEWPRMGVPELLADQQAYEAYVAFLIARGAMRKASGCWWGVRPSASYPTLELRMTDACPRLDDALSLASLFRVMVAHAIAQPHPGAGYSEQSRWTVMENRWRAKRSGINAAFLMEGHEQPLSVEQWLRMAEQTLGATAGALGAEGVFSALRHVIREGTSAGRQRVVYQASISSGRQPRQALSQVVDHLLMETAQGPLSGRGQQHLEGRAVIER, encoded by the coding sequence ATGAACGAACCCCTCAAGTTCGGCATCGAAGAAGAATATTTCATCACCGACCTGGCCACCCGCCAGATGCCCGGACAGATCCCCCGGGCGGCGATTGACCGGTGCCAGGCCGCTCTGGGCCAACACTTCGCCTTCGAAATGTTCCAGGCCCAGATCGAAGTGGCCTCACCAATATTCACCCACCTCGCACAGGCCACCGATTACCTGGCCAACGCTCGCGGCGCCCTGCAGCATGCCTTGCGCGGCTTTGAATTGGGCCTGGTCTGCGCGGGTAGCCACCCCCTGGCAGACTGGCGCGACCAGCACGCCACTGACCAGCCACACTTTCGGCACCTGTTCGACGATTACCAATACGTGGCCCAACGCAGCGTGGTCTCGGGGCTGCACGTGCACGTGGAAGTCCCGGCCGGGCTGGATCGCATCCGGGTGATGAACGAGGTGTTGCCCTGGACGCCTTTGCTGCTGGCGCTGAGCTGTTCTTCGCCATTCTGGCAGGGGGCCGACAGCGGCTTTGCCAGTTACCGGCAGACTGCCTGTGATGAGTGGCCGCGCATGGGCGTGCCGGAACTGCTGGCCGATCAGCAGGCGTACGAGGCGTACGTCGCGTTTCTCATCGCCAGGGGCGCCATGAGGAAAGCCAGCGGCTGCTGGTGGGGCGTGCGCCCGTCGGCCAGCTATCCGACGCTGGAGTTGCGAATGACCGACGCCTGTCCGCGGCTCGATGATGCCCTGAGCCTGGCGTCGTTGTTCCGCGTGATGGTCGCCCACGCCATCGCACAGCCTCATCCGGGCGCGGGTTACTCGGAACAATCAAGATGGACAGTGATGGAGAATCGTTGGCGAGCGAAAAGATCAGGCATCAACGCCGCGTTCCTGATGGAAGGCCATGAGCAACCATTGTCCGTAGAGCAATGGCTGCGCATGGCCGAGCAAACGCTGGGCGCGACAGCCGGCGCATTGGGTGCGGAAGGGGTGTTCAGCGCCCTGCGGCACGTCATTCGCGAAGGCACCAGCGCAGGACGGCAACGGGTGGTCTATCAAGCCTCCATCAGCAGCGGTCGCCAGCCCCGCCAGGCACTCTCGCAAGTGGTCGATCATCTGCTGATGGAAACCGCGCAAGGGCCGCTTTCAGGTCGAGGGCAGCAGCACCTTGAAGGTCGTGCCGTGATCGAGCGTTGA
- a CDS encoding helix-turn-helix domain-containing protein, whose protein sequence is MTDPASAQTHDVAVRYHQAWKRRDLDAVMALYHPAVEYNDFLQNRTLDYAQLRAYLGASMPRGSQELQTYTDRLRVDGDTAFLQYQVTLNGSDGLVSLRTMEALSIRDGLIVRVNEHAALVSQAPPVTRPTYSAGAVSRLGLSARQIGALANDLQQYFEQSKPYLDPRLDLSHVAASTGYTRNQISFFLNQVRGQTFYALLNQLRLDEALEQLNSQGTTARIEEIASAAGFNSLSTFYRCFKERTGCSPKSYAQRLHNL, encoded by the coding sequence GTGACGGACCCGGCGAGTGCGCAGACCCACGACGTCGCGGTGCGTTACCACCAGGCCTGGAAACGCCGCGACCTCGACGCGGTAATGGCGCTGTATCACCCGGCGGTCGAGTACAACGATTTCCTGCAGAACCGCACCCTCGACTACGCACAACTACGCGCGTATCTCGGCGCCAGCATGCCGCGCGGGTCGCAGGAATTGCAGACCTACACCGACCGCCTGCGAGTCGATGGCGACACCGCGTTCCTGCAATACCAGGTGACGCTCAACGGCAGTGACGGGTTGGTGTCATTGCGAACAATGGAAGCGCTGTCGATCCGCGATGGCTTGATTGTCCGGGTCAACGAGCATGCCGCCCTGGTCAGCCAGGCACCGCCCGTCACCCGGCCGACCTACAGCGCGGGTGCCGTGAGCCGCCTGGGCCTGTCGGCCCGGCAGATCGGTGCGCTGGCCAATGATTTGCAGCAGTACTTCGAACAGTCCAAGCCGTACCTCGACCCACGCCTGGACCTGTCCCACGTGGCGGCGTCGACCGGGTACACGCGTAACCAGATTTCGTTTTTCCTCAACCAGGTGCGCGGGCAGACGTTCTATGCGCTGCTCAATCAGCTGCGACTGGATGAAGCGCTGGAACAGTTGAACAGCCAGGGCACGACGGCACGGATCGAGGAGATCGCCAGTGCGGCGGGGTTCAATTCGTTGTCGACGTTTTATCGGTGTTTCAAGGAGCGGACGGGGTGTTCGCCGAAGAGTTATGCGCAGCGACTGCATAACCTGTAG
- a CDS encoding EAL domain-containing protein, with product MEKDRAAVARSAGNGQAEVQKNRWRAFALPTGIFLCGLLISIIVGTLDAQQQALGWPSSVLLLSPLFVVALTGTILLTWFAAQIGKRNRLIHQRHAELAQEVEERRIVEQSLVQSEARFRALFERSPDPIWILRRNGICIEANAAAMRVFGFHDPSMFHAIRTRDISPPLQSDGQASPDKAQDMLKTALANGVHRFEWLHKRADGTVFPAEVTLCTVNLSNEPMLYAVVRDISDRKQAEEALQTQKALLLEIVENAPSLIYVYDTEGRLRLCNRMFEQAANISFEQMEGKTRESYLPAAEARTLRDNDRQVLATGKILRFEDHLVQRGTPRTYVTTKCVLRGATGQVSGVLGISTDITATRQNTEQLRLAGIVLDNTADGVIITNARGHILSVNAAFSKITGYSAEESIGLKPNILISEQQDNAFYRDIIHCLKQTGLWRGELWNRRKDGELYPQWLTINTVHSDTGNVINYVAVFSDMSAINQSKSELERVSHYDPVTALPNRSLFHERLQHCLDLSLSYNQTLAVVVIDLDGFKTVNDSLGHSLGDLLLQQAAARFLTCVRAEDTVSRLGGDEFALILNNLTHPVDAILIAKKLLASLQEPFDLKGTSTLLTASIGISMAPQDAQTPELLLRQADTAMYGAKEGGRNDYRFYQPEMTLRAQERMNSERFLRRAVLNHEFEVWYQPKINLADNGVEGAEALIRWRDPVQGLISPADFIPLAESTGLIIQIGEQVIDRVCRDIRRWADRQITPGVIAVNVAALQIDRSDYVETLKCALGVFGLPASVLEVEVTESLMMASPEHSRAILSTLQEMGVTTAIDDFGTGYSSLAYLKILPINHIKIDRTFIADLPQDPSNVAITKTIVELGHALGFRIIAEGVETEEQHHFLRKIGCDQAQGYLYGRPMPAQDFERWLNARHCAL from the coding sequence TTGGAAAAAGACCGAGCCGCTGTGGCCAGAAGCGCTGGAAATGGCCAGGCTGAAGTGCAGAAAAACCGCTGGCGGGCGTTCGCGTTGCCAACGGGTATTTTCCTGTGCGGGTTACTGATCTCCATCATCGTCGGCACCCTGGATGCCCAGCAGCAGGCGCTGGGGTGGCCCTCCAGCGTGCTATTGCTATCACCGCTGTTCGTGGTGGCCCTGACCGGCACGATCCTGTTGACCTGGTTCGCGGCACAAATCGGCAAGCGCAACCGGCTGATCCACCAGCGCCACGCCGAACTGGCGCAGGAAGTCGAAGAACGCCGGATCGTCGAGCAGTCGCTGGTGCAGAGCGAAGCCAGGTTCCGTGCCCTGTTCGAGCGCTCCCCCGACCCGATCTGGATCCTGCGCCGCAACGGCATCTGCATCGAGGCCAACGCCGCGGCAATGCGCGTCTTCGGTTTTCACGACCCCTCGATGTTTCACGCCATCAGGACCCGCGATATTTCGCCGCCCCTGCAAAGCGATGGGCAAGCCTCGCCGGACAAGGCGCAGGACATGCTGAAAACCGCACTGGCCAATGGCGTGCACCGCTTCGAATGGCTGCACAAGCGCGCCGACGGCACGGTCTTCCCGGCCGAGGTCACGCTGTGCACCGTCAACCTCTCCAATGAACCGATGCTCTATGCGGTGGTGCGCGACATCTCCGACCGCAAGCAGGCCGAGGAAGCGTTGCAGACCCAGAAGGCCCTGCTGCTGGAGATCGTCGAGAACGCTCCGTCACTGATCTACGTGTACGACACCGAAGGCCGGTTGCGCCTGTGCAACCGCATGTTCGAACAGGCCGCCAACATTTCCTTCGAACAGATGGAAGGCAAGACCCGCGAGAGTTACCTGCCGGCCGCCGAGGCCCGAACCCTGCGTGACAACGACCGGCAGGTGCTGGCAACCGGCAAGATCCTGCGCTTCGAAGACCATCTGGTACAACGAGGGACGCCGCGCACCTACGTGACCACCAAGTGCGTGCTGCGCGGGGCCACCGGCCAGGTGTCCGGGGTGCTGGGTATTTCCACCGACATCACTGCCACCCGGCAGAACACCGAACAGCTGCGCCTGGCCGGCATCGTGCTGGACAACACCGCTGACGGCGTGATCATCACCAATGCCCGTGGCCATATCCTTTCGGTGAATGCCGCTTTCAGCAAGATCACCGGCTACAGCGCCGAAGAGTCCATTGGCCTCAAGCCCAACATCCTGATTTCCGAGCAGCAGGACAACGCCTTCTATCGCGACATCATCCACTGCCTGAAACAGACCGGCCTGTGGCGCGGGGAGCTGTGGAACCGGCGCAAGGACGGCGAACTGTACCCGCAGTGGCTGACCATCAACACCGTCCATAGCGACACGGGCAATGTCATCAACTACGTGGCGGTGTTTTCCGACATGTCCGCCATCAATCAGTCGAAGTCGGAGCTTGAACGGGTGTCGCACTACGACCCGGTGACCGCCCTGCCCAACCGTTCGCTGTTCCACGAGCGCTTGCAGCATTGCCTCGACCTGTCGCTGAGCTACAACCAGACCCTGGCAGTGGTGGTCATCGACCTGGACGGTTTCAAGACCGTCAACGACAGCCTCGGCCACTCACTGGGCGACCTGCTGCTGCAACAGGCGGCGGCGCGCTTCCTCACGTGCGTGCGCGCCGAAGACACGGTGTCGCGCCTGGGTGGCGATGAGTTCGCGCTGATCCTCAACAACCTGACGCACCCGGTGGACGCGATCCTGATTGCCAAGAAACTGCTCGCCTCGCTGCAGGAGCCCTTCGACCTCAAAGGCACGTCGACGCTGCTGACCGCCAGCATCGGTATCTCGATGGCGCCCCAGGACGCCCAGACCCCCGAACTGCTGCTGCGCCAGGCCGACACGGCGATGTACGGCGCCAAGGAAGGCGGCCGCAACGACTACCGTTTTTACCAGCCGGAGATGACCCTGCGCGCCCAGGAACGCATGAACAGCGAGCGTTTCCTGCGCCGGGCGGTGCTCAATCACGAGTTCGAAGTCTGGTATCAGCCCAAGATCAACCTGGCCGACAATGGCGTCGAAGGCGCCGAGGCGCTGATCCGCTGGCGCGACCCGGTGCAGGGCCTGATCTCCCCCGCTGACTTCATCCCGCTGGCGGAAAGCACCGGCCTGATCATCCAGATCGGCGAACAAGTGATCGACCGGGTGTGCCGGGATATCCGCCGCTGGGCCGACCGCCAGATCACCCCTGGCGTGATCGCAGTGAATGTCGCCGCCCTGCAGATTGATCGCAGCGACTACGTCGAAACCCTGAAATGTGCGCTGGGCGTGTTTGGCCTGCCGGCCAGCGTGCTCGAAGTGGAAGTGACCGAAAGCCTGATGATGGCCAGCCCGGAGCACTCCCGGGCGATTCTCAGCACCCTGCAGGAGATGGGCGTCACCACCGCCATCGACGACTTCGGCACCGGCTATTCGTCCCTGGCCTACCTGAAGATCCTGCCGATCAACCATATCAAGATCGACCGTACCTTCATTGCCGACCTGCCCCAAGACCCGAGCAATGTGGCGATTACCAAGACAATCGTCGAACTGGGCCATGCGCTGGGCTTCAGGATCATTGCCGAAGGCGTCGAAACCGAAGAACAGCATCACTTCCTGCGCAAGATCGGCTGCGACCAGGCTCAGGGTTACCTCTACGGACGCCCGATGCCGGCGCAGGACTTCGAACGCTGGCTGAATGCACGTCACTGCGCCCTGTGA
- a CDS encoding LysR family transcriptional regulator has translation MALKATRRLPSLIALRAFDALVRQGSTGGAALELHVTHSAISHQIKKLEEELEVALVERQGKGVHLTSAGRKLSQLVNGAFEQLRDIQTALPASTPSGSLRIACAPALLARISKILDRFLRDYPDVSLYMLPIEQATPNVDMVISFGDSQVEGQRIAALGDIMYFPVGSPRLLNGSEPLRKPRDLERQVLLHEDEGYDWSRYFLAAGIPSLQGRQNIYLPNASLTIDAAIAGTGVTISDHILAGEHLAQGTLIRLFDIEFPAPHPYFIILPPRGANDLAKAFSDWLMRELEMIARVD, from the coding sequence ATGGCTCTGAAAGCGACACGCCGCCTCCCCTCCCTGATCGCCCTGCGCGCCTTCGATGCCCTGGTCCGGCAAGGCAGCACGGGCGGCGCGGCGCTGGAACTGCACGTCACCCACAGCGCCATCAGCCACCAGATCAAAAAGCTCGAGGAAGAGCTTGAAGTAGCGCTGGTGGAGCGCCAGGGCAAGGGCGTGCACCTGACCTCGGCAGGGCGCAAATTGAGCCAGTTGGTCAACGGCGCGTTCGAGCAACTGCGCGACATCCAGACCGCCCTGCCCGCCTCGACGCCCTCGGGCAGCCTGCGCATCGCCTGCGCCCCGGCGCTGCTGGCGCGTATCTCGAAAATCCTCGACCGTTTTTTGCGCGACTACCCGGACGTGTCGCTGTACATGCTGCCGATCGAACAGGCGACGCCGAACGTCGACATGGTGATTTCGTTTGGTGACAGCCAGGTCGAAGGCCAGCGCATCGCGGCGCTGGGCGACATCATGTATTTCCCGGTGGGCAGCCCGCGCCTGCTCAACGGCAGCGAACCGTTGCGCAAGCCACGCGACCTGGAGCGCCAGGTGTTGTTGCATGAGGACGAGGGGTATGACTGGAGCCGCTATTTCCTGGCGGCGGGCATTCCCAGCCTGCAGGGTCGGCAGAACATCTACCTGCCAAACGCCTCCCTGACCATCGACGCGGCGATTGCCGGCACCGGCGTGACCATCAGCGACCACATCCTGGCGGGCGAGCACCTGGCCCAGGGTACGTTGATCCGCCTGTTCGACATCGAATTCCCGGCCCCGCACCCCTACTTCATCATCCTGCCGCCACGGGGCGCCAATGACCTGGCCAAGGCATTCTCGGACTGGCTGATGCGCGAGCTGGAGATGATTGCGCGGGTGGATTGA